The following proteins are co-located in the Clavibacter capsici genome:
- a CDS encoding translocase, giving the protein MFGLTFEKLMLIGIIAVFLLGPERLPVYTQKLADLVKAARRMATGARERMRDELGPEFDEVDWKKLDPRQYDPRRIIKEALFEDEPVVTKPRVPVETTVARRQRLEREAAAASAQPAPFDAEAT; this is encoded by the coding sequence ATGTTCGGCCTGACGTTCGAGAAGCTGATGCTCATCGGCATCATCGCCGTGTTCCTGCTCGGCCCCGAGCGGCTGCCGGTCTACACCCAGAAGCTCGCGGACCTGGTGAAGGCCGCGCGGCGCATGGCGACCGGGGCGCGCGAGCGCATGCGCGACGAGCTGGGGCCGGAGTTCGACGAGGTCGACTGGAAGAAGCTCGACCCGCGCCAGTACGACCCGCGCCGCATCATCAAGGAGGCGCTGTTCGAGGACGAGCCGGTCGTCACGAAGCCGCGCGTCCCCGTCGAGACCACCGTCGCCCGCCGGCAGCGCCTCGAGCGCGAGGCGGCCGCGGCCTCCGCGCAGCCCGCGCCGTTCGACGCCGAGGCCACCTGA
- a CDS encoding LysR family transcriptional regulator: MDIRRLELLRELADRGSVGAVARAAGRTPSAVSQQLKVLEREAGVPLTERSGRGIVLTDAGRALARTATDIAVAVARAEALWEDFRHQPSGEVTLATFPTAAQMLLPGLLDRVAAIPDLTLRASDRDPASRAFADLTADFDVVIAHSLAGAGTWRGLGLVIVPLMVEPLDVAMPADHRLAGRASVSPADLSGEPWIGVPQGLPFDRILLDIEQAVGAPARVVQRFSDTRITESLVASGHGIALLPRYTAGEHDGVVVKRLSGVASKRHLHVLLRPDRAERPSVRAVVDALREEARAVDARFSGAA, translated from the coding sequence ATGGACATACGCCGCCTCGAGCTCCTCCGCGAGCTGGCCGACCGCGGCAGCGTGGGCGCCGTCGCGCGCGCCGCCGGACGCACCCCGTCGGCCGTCTCGCAGCAGCTCAAGGTGCTCGAACGCGAGGCGGGCGTGCCCCTCACCGAGCGCTCCGGGCGCGGGATCGTGCTCACCGACGCCGGCCGCGCGCTGGCCCGCACGGCGACCGACATCGCGGTCGCCGTGGCCCGCGCCGAGGCGCTGTGGGAGGACTTCCGGCACCAGCCCTCGGGCGAGGTCACGCTCGCGACCTTCCCCACGGCGGCGCAGATGCTGCTGCCGGGGCTCCTCGACCGGGTCGCGGCGATCCCCGACCTCACGCTGCGCGCCAGCGACCGGGATCCGGCCTCCCGTGCCTTCGCCGACCTCACCGCCGACTTCGACGTCGTCATCGCCCACTCGCTCGCGGGCGCCGGCACGTGGCGGGGGCTCGGCCTCGTGATCGTGCCGCTCATGGTCGAGCCGCTCGACGTGGCGATGCCCGCCGACCACCGCCTCGCGGGCCGGGCGTCCGTCAGCCCCGCCGACCTCAGCGGGGAGCCGTGGATCGGTGTGCCGCAGGGCCTCCCGTTCGACCGGATCCTCCTCGACATCGAGCAGGCCGTGGGCGCGCCGGCGCGGGTCGTGCAGCGGTTCAGCGACACCCGGATCACGGAGTCGCTCGTGGCGTCGGGCCACGGCATCGCGCTGCTGCCGCGCTACACGGCCGGCGAGCACGACGGCGTGGTGGTGAAGCGGCTGTCCGGGGTCGCCTCCAAGCGTCACCTGCACGTGCTGCTGCGGCCGGATCGCGCCGAGCGCCCGTCGGTGCGGGCGGTGGTCGACGCACTCCGGGAGGAGGCGCGCGCGGTGGACGCGCGCTTCAGCGGCGCGGCCTGA
- a CDS encoding Mrp/NBP35 family ATP-binding protein, translating into MAAEAPGVVPLTADAVRRALAGVVDPEIRRPITELDMVSDVRVEDGGVAHVDIALTIVGCPAATSIERDVRETVEAVPGVARLELTVGVMSPERRRALTERLRGPAAKRGIPFGPDSLTRVYAVTSGKGGVGKSTLTANLAVALAAKGLAVGLVDADVHGFSIPGILGLVDADGRTAPPTRVGDMILPPVAHGVKVISIGMFLDPDAAGGTAVSWRGPMLHRTIQQFLTDVFFGDLDVLLLDLPPGTGDVAITVGQLLPHAEVLVVTTPQPAAADVAERSGLVARQTGQRVVGVVENMAGFAQPDGSVLELFGAGGGEEVARRLSAGQDTPVPLIASVPLSVALRTGGDAGAPIVLADPADPAARRIQQVADHLASRGRGLAGRRLGLSVS; encoded by the coding sequence ATGGCCGCTGAGGCACCCGGCGTGGTCCCGCTCACGGCGGACGCGGTGCGGCGCGCGCTCGCGGGCGTCGTCGACCCCGAGATCCGCCGCCCCATCACCGAGCTCGACATGGTCTCCGACGTGCGCGTCGAGGACGGCGGGGTGGCGCACGTCGACATCGCGCTGACGATCGTCGGCTGCCCGGCCGCGACGTCCATCGAGCGCGACGTGCGCGAGACGGTCGAGGCGGTGCCGGGCGTCGCGCGGCTGGAGCTCACGGTCGGCGTGATGAGCCCGGAGCGGCGCCGCGCCCTCACCGAACGGCTGCGCGGGCCGGCGGCGAAGCGCGGCATCCCGTTCGGCCCCGACAGCCTCACGCGCGTCTACGCGGTCACGAGCGGCAAGGGCGGCGTGGGCAAGTCCACGCTGACGGCCAACCTCGCGGTCGCGCTGGCCGCGAAGGGCCTCGCGGTCGGCCTCGTCGACGCGGACGTGCACGGCTTCTCGATCCCCGGGATCCTCGGCCTCGTGGACGCCGACGGACGCACGGCCCCGCCCACGCGCGTGGGCGACATGATCCTGCCGCCCGTCGCGCACGGCGTGAAGGTCATCTCGATCGGCATGTTCCTCGATCCGGACGCCGCGGGCGGCACCGCCGTCTCCTGGCGCGGACCCATGCTGCACCGCACGATCCAGCAGTTCCTCACCGACGTGTTCTTCGGCGACCTCGACGTGCTGCTGCTCGACCTCCCGCCCGGCACGGGCGACGTCGCGATCACCGTCGGGCAGCTCCTCCCCCACGCGGAGGTGCTCGTCGTCACGACCCCGCAGCCGGCGGCGGCCGACGTCGCCGAGCGCAGCGGCCTGGTCGCCCGGCAGACGGGCCAGCGCGTGGTGGGCGTGGTCGAGAACATGGCGGGCTTCGCGCAGCCCGACGGATCCGTGCTCGAGCTCTTCGGCGCGGGCGGCGGCGAGGAGGTCGCCAGGCGGCTCTCGGCGGGCCAGGACACCCCCGTGCCGCTCATCGCGAGCGTGCCGCTGAGCGTCGCGCTGCGCACCGGCGGCGACGCGGGCGCGCCCATCGTGCTCGCCGACCCGGCGGACCCGGCGGCGCGGCGGATCCAGCAGGTGGCGGACCACCTGGCCTCCCGCGGTCGCGGCCTCGCCGGCCGGCGACTCGGCCTCTCCGTCTCCTAG
- a CDS encoding DUF1003 domain-containing protein, protein MARQSNRDVRLDAPKGLRTTVLPLRNRASRDRFGRFTESIARGMGTPWFLVGLTAFCVAWIGYNTYGPESARFDSAALGFTALTLILSLQASYAAPLILLAQNRQDDRDRVQIEQDRQRAERNVADVEYLAREVVSLRLQMKDVASKDFIRAELRQLLEELDRRDDPEADDAEGTARRTHGR, encoded by the coding sequence GTGGCACGGCAGAGTAACCGCGACGTCCGCCTGGACGCCCCCAAGGGGCTCCGCACGACCGTCCTCCCGCTGCGCAACCGCGCGAGCCGCGACCGCTTCGGCCGCTTCACCGAGTCCATCGCCCGCGGCATGGGCACGCCGTGGTTCCTCGTGGGCCTCACGGCGTTCTGCGTCGCGTGGATCGGGTACAACACGTACGGACCGGAGTCGGCGCGCTTCGACTCGGCGGCGCTCGGCTTCACCGCGCTCACGCTGATCCTGTCGCTGCAGGCGTCCTACGCGGCGCCGCTCATCCTGCTCGCGCAGAACCGGCAGGACGACCGCGACCGCGTGCAGATCGAGCAGGACCGCCAGCGCGCCGAGCGCAACGTGGCCGACGTCGAGTACCTCGCCCGGGAGGTCGTGTCGCTCCGGCTGCAGATGAAGGACGTCGCCTCGAAGGACTTCATCCGCGCCGAGCTGCGCCAGCTCCTCGAGGAGCTCGACCGCCGCGACGACCCCGAGGCGGACGACGCCGAGGGCACGGCCCGCAGGACGCATGGCCGCTGA
- a CDS encoding magnesium transporter MgtE N-terminal domain-containing protein, with protein MSASRVFVARLAGCSVFDPAGDRVGRVRDVLVVYRKDDPPRVVGLIVEIPGKRRVFLSIGRVTSIGSGQIITTGLINLRRFEQRGGEVRVIAEVLGRRVRMRDGSGTAVIEDVAIEESGQAEWEVSQLFCRRPRTSPSPFAKGATIFATWDEVAELQDAGVAQSASQFLAAYSDLLPADLANTLLDLPQARRLEVAEELPDARLADVLEEMPEAEQVEIMATLDDDRAADVLDQMQPDDAADLIAQLSDERGETLLELMQPEEADDVRMLLSYAPDTAGGLMTTDPVIVSGDATVAEGLALIRRHELAPTLGAAVCVTLPPYEPPTGRFLGMVHFQRMLRYPPHERLGTLLDQGLEPVRADTSAAEVSRIMASYNLVSVPVVDENHRLVGVVTIDDVLDHLLPDDWRSADAERETRKRATARFHGTATAAIPTAGPRRGRRIPRGTAE; from the coding sequence GTGAGCGCCTCCCGAGTCTTCGTCGCCCGGCTCGCCGGGTGCAGCGTGTTCGACCCCGCAGGCGACCGCGTCGGCCGCGTGCGCGACGTGCTCGTCGTCTACCGCAAGGACGACCCGCCGCGCGTCGTGGGCCTCATCGTCGAGATCCCCGGCAAGCGCCGCGTGTTCCTCTCCATCGGGCGGGTCACGAGCATCGGCTCGGGGCAGATCATCACCACCGGCCTCATCAACCTGCGCCGGTTCGAGCAGCGCGGCGGCGAGGTGCGCGTCATCGCGGAGGTCCTCGGCCGACGCGTGCGGATGCGCGACGGATCCGGCACCGCCGTCATCGAGGACGTCGCGATCGAGGAGTCCGGCCAGGCCGAGTGGGAGGTCTCGCAGCTCTTCTGCCGCCGTCCCCGCACGAGCCCCTCCCCCTTCGCGAAGGGCGCCACCATCTTCGCGACGTGGGACGAGGTCGCCGAGCTGCAGGACGCGGGCGTCGCCCAGTCCGCCTCGCAGTTCCTCGCCGCCTACTCCGACCTGCTGCCCGCCGACCTCGCCAACACCCTGCTCGACCTGCCGCAGGCCCGCCGCCTGGAGGTCGCCGAGGAGCTGCCCGACGCGCGCCTCGCCGACGTGCTCGAGGAGATGCCCGAGGCCGAGCAGGTCGAGATCATGGCCACGCTCGACGACGACCGCGCGGCCGACGTGCTCGACCAGATGCAGCCCGACGACGCGGCCGACCTCATCGCGCAGCTGTCGGACGAGCGCGGCGAGACCCTGCTCGAGCTCATGCAGCCGGAGGAGGCGGACGACGTCCGCATGCTCCTCAGCTACGCGCCCGACACCGCGGGCGGCCTCATGACCACGGATCCCGTCATCGTGTCGGGGGACGCGACCGTCGCCGAGGGCCTCGCCCTCATCCGCCGCCACGAGCTCGCGCCCACGCTCGGCGCCGCGGTGTGCGTCACGCTGCCGCCGTACGAGCCGCCCACGGGACGCTTCCTCGGCATGGTGCACTTCCAGCGGATGCTGCGCTACCCGCCCCACGAGCGCCTCGGAACCCTGCTCGACCAGGGCCTGGAACCCGTGCGCGCCGACACGAGCGCGGCCGAGGTGTCCCGCATCATGGCGAGCTACAACCTCGTCTCGGTGCCCGTGGTGGACGAGAACCACCGCCTGGTCGGCGTCGTCACCATCGACGACGTGCTCGACCACCTGCTGCCGGACGACTGGCGCAGCGCCGACGCGGAACGCGAGACGCGCAAGCGCGCGACCGCCCGGTTCCACGGCACGGCCACGGCCGCCATCCCCACCGCAGGACCACGACGAGGACGGAGGATCCCCCGTGGCACGGCAGAGTAA
- a CDS encoding general stress protein produces MTNPLLGRPSRARMPKLPQGEPVATYETYDEAQKAVVTLAEADFPVTQVSIVGNELTSVERVTGKLTSARAAVAGAASGAWLGLFLGLVTFLFSPVPNFSVVVGAVIIGVGFGAIYGIVSYSITRRRRDFTSVMQVTATSYSVVVEPDSLNRARNVLGIGDGGTSVHGEPVVATPPAAAPASRPVGRYGERVPEQGGSEQGGSDGPEPTAPPTSTDRPVGEQGASGS; encoded by the coding sequence GTGACGAACCCCCTCCTCGGACGCCCCTCCCGCGCACGGATGCCGAAGCTGCCCCAGGGCGAGCCCGTGGCCACCTACGAGACCTACGACGAGGCCCAGAAGGCCGTCGTCACGCTCGCCGAGGCGGACTTCCCCGTCACGCAGGTGAGCATCGTGGGCAACGAGCTCACGAGCGTCGAGCGGGTGACGGGCAAGCTCACCTCCGCCCGGGCCGCGGTCGCGGGAGCGGCGAGCGGCGCATGGCTCGGCCTCTTCCTCGGGCTCGTGACCTTCCTCTTCTCGCCCGTGCCGAACTTCTCCGTGGTGGTCGGCGCGGTGATCATCGGCGTCGGCTTCGGCGCCATCTACGGGATCGTCAGCTACAGCATCACGCGCCGCCGCCGCGACTTCACCTCGGTGATGCAGGTCACGGCCACGAGCTACTCGGTGGTCGTCGAGCCCGACTCGCTCAACCGCGCGCGGAACGTGCTCGGCATCGGCGACGGGGGCACGTCCGTGCACGGCGAGCCCGTCGTGGCGACGCCGCCGGCCGCCGCGCCCGCGTCGCGTCCCGTGGGGCGGTACGGGGAGCGCGTGCCCGAGCAGGGCGGGTCCGAGCAGGGCGGGTCCGACGGCCCCGAGCCCACCGCGCCGCCGACGTCGACGGACCGGCCCGTGGGCGAGCAGGGCGCATCAGGCTCCTGA